Below is a genomic region from Pseudomonas sp. JQ170C.
AAAAATACCCATGGTGCAATCCCTCGAGATAATTCAGTTAGGCCGAAGGCTGGCGCGCGGCCTTTTCGGCGTGCCCGGACAGGCCAAAGCGGCGGTCCAGCTCGTCCAGCACCGCCTGCGGGTGCTGGCCCAGTGCGGCGAGCATGACCAGGCTATGGAACCACAGATCGGCGGTCTCGTAGATGACATCGCTGTAATCTCCGCTGTGGGCGGCATCCTTGGCAGCAATGATGGTCTCGATCGACTCTTCGCCGAGCTTTTCCAGAATCTTGTTCAGGCCCTTGTGATACAGGCTGGCGACGTAGGAACTGTCGGGTTCGGCGCCTTTGCGCGACTCCAGTACTTCAGCCAGGCGGGTCAGGGTGTCGCTCATGTCAGTGTCCTGCGCTGTAGATGGCATGGGGATCCTTGAGGACCGGGTCGACGGTCTTCCACTCACCGTTTTCATAGACGCGGTAGAAGCAGCTTTCGCGACCGGTATGGCAGGCGATATGCCCCAGTTGCTCGACCATCAGGATGATCACGTCGGCGTCGCAGTCCAGGCGCATTTCGTGCAGTTTTTGCACATGGCCGGACTCTTCACCCTTGCGCCACAGTTTGCCACGGGAGCGCGACCAGTAGATGGCTCGCTGCTCGGTGGCGGTCAGGCTCAATGCTTCGCGGTTCATCCAGGCCATCATCAACACGCGCCCGGTCTTGTGGTCCTGGGCAATGGCCGGTACCAGGCCATCGCTGTTCCAGTTGATCTCGTCCAGCCAGTCTTTCATGTTCGACTCCAAATCAGGGCCTGATTCTGTGCCAGGCCCTTGCGCTAGTGTGCCAGCCGCAGGCGCGGCTGGCTATCGACGCACTATCAGGTAGAGGCCCGCGGCGAGCATCAGCCAGGCAGGCCAGGCGGCCGGGGCGCTGAGGCTCACGGCACCGGCGGCCAGGGTTGCGCCGCCCGCGAGCAGGCCGGCACCGAGCAGGCGCAAGGCCCAGCCATCGCCCTTCTGTTGCCAGGGGCTGGGCGGGTCGGCCAGGTGCGGCTGCGACATGCGTTCGAGCAAGTCGCGGGTCATACCGGCCAGGTGCGGAATCTGTTCGACCTGGCCGTGCAGGTTCTGCAGCAGGGTCTTGGGGCTGACGCGCTCGCGCATCCAGCGCTCCAGGAACGGCTGGGCAGTGCTCCACAGGTCCAGGTCGGGGTACAGCTGGCGCCCCAGGCCTTCGATATTGAGCAGGGTTTTCTGCAACAGGACAAGCTGCGGCTGGACCTCCATGTTGAAGCGCCGCGCGGTCTGGAACAGACGCATCAGTACCTGGCCGAAGGAAATATCCTTGAGCGGCTTCTCGAAGATCGGTTCGCACACGGTGCGGATCGCCGCCTCGAACTCGTTGAGCTTGGTATGGGCCGGCACCCAGCCCGAGTCGATGTGCAACTGGGCCACGCGGCGGTAGTCGCGCTTAAAGAAGGCGAACAGGTTGCGGGCCAGATAGTCCTGGTCTTCAGGCGTCAGGCTGCCGACGATGCCGCAGTCGATGGCAATGTACTGCGGGCTCCAGGGTTTGACGGTGCTGACAAAG
It encodes:
- the hisI gene encoding phosphoribosyl-AMP cyclohydrolase, with product MKDWLDEINWNSDGLVPAIAQDHKTGRVLMMAWMNREALSLTATEQRAIYWSRSRGKLWRKGEESGHVQKLHEMRLDCDADVIILMVEQLGHIACHTGRESCFYRVYENGEWKTVDPVLKDPHAIYSAGH
- a CDS encoding phosphoribosyl-ATP diphosphatase, which produces MSDTLTRLAEVLESRKGAEPDSSYVASLYHKGLNKILEKLGEESIETIIAAKDAAHSGDYSDVIYETADLWFHSLVMLAALGQHPQAVLDELDRRFGLSGHAEKAARQPSA